A stretch of Aspergillus nidulans FGSC A4 chromosome VI DNA encodes these proteins:
- a CDS encoding protein ngn12 (transcript_id=CADANIAT00009432), with amino-acid sequence MPFTICSLLPSDYVEAFTVADLAFASLNTLLYNTYPLSPESTEKLTAARLRDIEAMPRANMFKAVDTETGKIIGVARWVVAKEEEIVDQSIEDTVSNDIMHRTVPETNEASTRGFYTMAARGKWAILGIEDERAEVVRLKRRVELDALFTHPGYQGNGVGSALLQWGLNEADRLGLITYLEATEEGRPLYERFGFEAIKVVEFDAGAFGGVGKHQYTYPREH; translated from the exons ATGCCGTTCACCATCTGTTCCCTTCTACCGTCCGATTACGTCGAGGCTTTCACGGTAGCCGACCTAGCGTTCGCCTCATTAAATACCCTGCTCTACAATACATACCCTCTGTCGCCAGAGTCAACTGAGAAACTCACAGCAGCGCGGCTACGGGACATCGAGGCAATGCCGAGGGCGAACATGTTCAAAGCTGTTGACACGGAGACGGGAAAAATAATCGGGGTCGCGCGGTGGGTTGTCgcgaaggaagaggagatcgTCGACCAGAGTATTGAAGACACCGTCAGCAACGACATTATGCACCGTACAGTCCCCGAAACGAACGAAGCATCGACTCGGGGGTTTTATACCATGGCGGCGCGCGGTAAGTGGGCAATACTGGGTATTGAGGATGAGCGGGCTGAGGTTGTGAGGTTGAAGCGGCGCGTCGAGCTCGATGCGCTCTTCACGCATCCTGGATATCAGGGAAACGGCGTCGGGAGTGCTCTGCTGCAGTGGGGTCTTAATGAAGCGGACCGCTTGGGCTTGATAACATACCTTGAGGCAACGGAGGAGGGGAGGCCACTGTATGAGCGGTTCGGGTTTGAGGCTATCAAGGTAGTGGAGTTTGATGCCGGTGCATTTGGAGGTGTAGGGAAGCACCAGTATACC TACCCTCGCGAGCACTAG
- a CDS encoding uncharacterized protein (transcript_id=CADANIAT00009434): protein MSQPTLHPPDFTTYHDQSQSPLFSTLPPEIRTEIFKYTLSPIEDKTKLYAKETYWARPGYSAPHKTYTELLRTCKLVYAESWFMPFALAEHSFYIVARDRAPSTRANWRWEKEQMEGWLKVLNDIHREGQDQGQGHDGRKVEVGDVRVFAQLYLLEPGMLLQSVLDTEHLLPKRVHLTLRYTDFWYWEHNRPLYIGGKWVRRVRFPESVKAFAVDFESLERRKGEVDILVSQAVEKWVFRRKDGRTLAAKSAELATTKWTGSSMFGGERWIRDEVRPGELDYYVVTATWKLQPPSAADSASEEEKNDMTVRVPDGYRQLPPSFTGQISISRGEMERARVEMDTPAEQAVNAIMEAMEE from the coding sequence ATGTCCCAACCGACTCTTCACCCACCCGATTTCACCACCTACCACGACCAATCCCAATCGCCGCTATTTTCAACCCTCCCACCAGAGATTCGCACCGAGATATTTAAATATACTCTCAGCCCAATTGAAGACAAGACCAAGCTCTATGCAAAAGAGACATATTGGGCCCGACCAGGCTACAGCGCCCCACATAAGACATACACCGAGCTGCTGCGCACATGTAAACTCGTCTACGCCGAAAGCTGGTTCATGCCCTTTGCACTGGCCGAGCATTCGTTCTATATTGTCGCCCGCGATCGAGCGCCTAGTACGCGGGCTAACTGGCGGTGGGAGAAGGAACAGATGGAGGGATGGTTGAAAGTTCTGAATGATATTCATAGAGAGGGTCAGGACCAGGGCCAAGGCCATGACGGGAGAAAAGTGGAAGTGGGCGACGTGCGTGTGTTTGCTCAATTGTACCTCCTCGAACCGGgcatgctgctgcagagcgtCCTCGATACAGAACATCTACTCCCAAAACGGGTCCATCTTACGCTCCGGTACACGGACTTCTGGTATTGGGAACATAATCGGCCGCTGTATATCGGCGGGAAGTGGGTAAGGAGGGTTCGGTTCCCGGAGAGCGTGAAGGCGTTCGCGGTTGACTTCGAGAGCCTGGAGCGGAGGAAAGGTGAGGTCGACATTCTGGTTTCGCAAGCGGTTGAGAAGTGGGTGTTCAGACGAAAAGACGGGCGAACTCTCGCAGCTAAGTCAGCGGAGTTGGCCACGACAAAATGGACTGGGAGTTCGATGTTTGGAGGGGAACGGTGGATTCGCGATGAAGTGAGGCCTGGAGAGCTAGATTATTATGTTGTTACGGCGACGTGGAAACTGCAGCCTCCGTCTGCCGCGGATTCTGCGagcgaagaggagaagaatgacATGACTGTACGGGTTCCGGATGGTTACCGCCAGCTGCCCCCTTCATTCACCGGCCAAATTAGCATCAGCCGGGGAGAGATGGAAAGAGCGCGCGTGGAGATGGACACGCCGGCTGAGCAGGCCGTAAATGCGATCATGGAGGCTATGGAGGAGTAG
- a CDS encoding uncharacterized protein (transcript_id=CADANIAT00009436), with amino-acid sequence MTVSEESSLLGPARDEETGEHSNSREGSDSLVIYAAFLGNQTQSSLGKAGSPSTGVFIASADELLVISTYSAIASQFHRLSEGSWLLLAYNFGYCISLPVFSNLGDRYGRKRVLVGSSLVFAVSCLACGASLSILQLVLSRVLAGTSGAGILVMASVIITGSLLCVLYLQSLGSLQLALDMTPVDEVALYRGYQNVVNIAGRSLGGPIGGFLADTVGWRWSFFGQVPIVICCALFCVYRLPSYLNETEAKGESAEEPAPASGPSGIRDLDFAGLFTFAGTVLLLLFLLRALGAQNKGMFFQTSLLAFAFISGCTIFIVIELFWAANPLVPMRLFSKPIGVYFLCQTLLMAGRFSYRILKRTQNTSDFVASLALVISALGVAVGGVVCGLVIKRTKRSKSITLFALALNLLSHTLIFFRWRRSHGETPWQHMQDGVYLFVTGMAPGMLFPALFTAMASVAPEGELHSCIGTYYLFQQLGIIIGPAAGAAVSQPIFEKGLWRALHGVEEKRMIINRILNDVRYANSLPVSLQTFVRDCYLASFQYLPLFPVVATAIMFPFLFVLKEPRIA; translated from the exons ATGACTGTGTCCGAAGAGTCGTCCTTGCTGGGCCCTGCAAGGGATGAAGAAACGGGCGAGCACTCCAATTCAAGGGAAGGATCTGACAGCCTTGTCATCTATGCCGCATTTCTAGGTAATCAGACTCAGTCCTCTTTAGGGAAAGCTGGTTCACCATCCACAGGGGTCTTCATTGCAAGCGCCGATGAGTTGCTCGTCATCTCCACCTACAGCGCAATCGCATCGCAGTTCCACCGTCTGTCCGAAGGGTCGTGGCTCTTGCTCGCATATAACTTTGGGTACTGCATCTCGCTGCCAGTG TTCAGCAACCTAGGAGACCGATATGGTCGCAAACGGGTTCTGGTCGGCTCCTCTTTAGTTTTTGCAGTTAGCTGCCTTGCCTG TGGTGCGAGTTTGTCCATCCTGCAACTCGTCCTGTCAAGGGTCCTGGCTGGGACCAGCGGCGCAGGTATCCTAGTCATGGCCTCGGTCATTATCACTGGTAGTTTACTTTGCGTGCTCTACCTGCAGAGTTTGGGAAGCTTACAGTTGGCATTAGACATGACTCCCGTGGACGAGGTCGCGCTGTACCGTGGCTATCAAAATGTGGTCAATATCGCCGGACGCAGCCTTGGGGGTCCCATTGGAGGGTTTCTGGCTGACACTgttggatggcgatg GTCATTCTTCGGCCAGGTACCGATCGTCATTTGCTGCGCGCTCTTCTGCGTTTACCGGCTACCTTCTTATCTCAACGAGACAGAGGCGAAAGGCGAGTCTGCAGAAGAGCCAGCACCTGCCAGCGGACCCTCAGGTATCCGCGATCTAGACTTTGCAGGTCTCTTCACATTCGCCGGGACAGTTCTCCTCctactcttcctcctccgcgcaCTAGGAGCCCAGAATAAAGGCATGTTCTTCCAGACATCTTTGCTTGCATTCGCCTTCATAAGCGGCTGCACAATTTTTATCGTTATCGAGCTATTCTGGGCGGCAAACCCACTGGTTCCAATGCGCCTCTTTTCAAAACCGATAGGCGTCTACTTTCTTTGCCAGACTTTATTAATGGCTGGTCGGTTTTCC TACCGTATTCTCAAGCGTACCCAAAATACAAGCGACTTTGTCGCATCTCTCGCACTCGTAATTAGTGCCCTCGGTGTAGCCGTCGGCGGCGTCGTCTGCGGACTGGTTATCAAACG CACGAAACGCAGCAAATCCATAACTCTCTTCGCCCTGGCACTAAACCTCCTTTCGCATACGCTCATATTCTTTCGATGGCGCCGGAGTCACGGGGAAACTCCTTGGCAGCATATGCAGGACGGCGTCTACCTCTTCGTCACGGGTATGGCACCAGGCATGCTGTTCCCAGCATTATTCACTGCAATGGCCTCTGTCGCACCGGAGGGGGAACTACACAGTTGTATCGGGACGTACTATCTCTTTCAGCAGCTGGGAATTATTATTGGACCTGCAGCTGGGGCGGCGGTTAGCCAGCCTATTTTTGAAAAAGGGCTGTGGAGGGCGCTGCATGGcgtcgaggagaagaggatg ATCATCAATCGGATCCTGAACGATGTTCGATACGCGAACAGTCTTCCAGTATCGCTACAAACATTCGTGAGAGATTGCTATCTTGCGAGCTTCCAGTATCTACCGC TATTTCCGGTCGTCGCTACGGCAATTATGTTTCCATTCCTGTTTGTCCTCAAGGAGCCGAGAATCGCATGA
- a CDS encoding sugar porter family MFS transporter (transcript_id=CADANIAT00009430) translates to MHLWKHDFRGRVLVVAIALASCQAFLLLGFDQGVMSGLVGADNRFGRDFDNPDANMQGNITALYDIGCVLGSIVSYFVGERLGRRTMLIAGGGIMVIGTVILASSDTVAQLIVGRIVTGVGNGMNSSTAPVYQSECAPAAYRGALLTLQGTVTILGVVIAYWMDYGPSFTESSLQWRFPLAFQAVFAIFLVLQVIGLPETPRWLVQHDRHEDAREVVAAITDRDVNDPQVVRTVLDIQVGLEEEQKGGPFKFKELFAWGEEQNLRRLLVIISVELGQQFTGSNMINYYGPVMFQTTMNMGRNLSMILGGAIQCTYLVGSAIPVLLMDRFGRRTLLIVCSVGLCFCFVMVSILLSLGSTNAAYGATAFIFIFQIFYGIGWLPVPWFYPSEISTTRTRTRMQAIASAWNWMAVFAVVKITPLAFQNIGWRTFVIFAVLNAAFIPMVYFFYPETKGLELEDIPLLFSKGGFTGGVFSSKGGRTVTPGQHAMQTNVDRKVERMGIELEQVETVA, encoded by the exons ATGCATTTATGGAAGCACGATTTTCGAGGCAGGGTGCTGGTTGTTGCCATCGCCCTGGCGTCCTGCCAGGCATTCCTGTTGCTAGGCTTCGATCAGGGCGTCATGAGTGGGCTGGTCGGCGCGGACAACCGGTTCG GACGCGACTTTGATAACCCAGACGCAAACATGCAAGGAAATATCACCGCGTTGTACGATATCGGGTGCGTCCTCGGTTCGATAGTCTCGTATTTCGTTGGAGAACGACTGGGACGACGGACCATGTTGATAGCTGGTGGAGGAATCATGGTCATTGGGACAGTGATTCTGGCAAGCTCGGACACAGTGGCACAGTTGATCGTCG GACGCATTGTGACCGGCGTCGGGAACGGCATGAACTCGTCAACGGCTCCAGTGTACCAGTCTGAATGCGCACCGGCTGCATACCGTGGAGCCCTCCTGACTCTACAAGGAACGGTGACAATCCTCGGGGTCGTGATCGCATACTG GATGGATTACGGACCAAGCTTCACGGAATCCTCGTTACAATGGCGCTTCCCACTTGCATTCCaggccgtcttcgccatTTTCCTTGTTCTGCAAGTTATCGGTCTCCCTGAGACGCCGCGCTGGCTGGTCCAGCACGACCGCCACGAAGATGCCCGCGAAGTAGTCGCCGCTATCACCGACCGGGACGTGAACGACCCACAAGTGGTCCGGACAGTCCTCGATATCCAGGTcggcctggaagaagagcaaaagggCGGGCCGTTTAAATTCAAAGAGCTCTTCGCGTGGGGGGAGGAGCAAAATCTTCGGCGGCTGCTCGTCATTATCAGCGTTGAGCTGGGGCAGCAGTTCACTGGCTCGAATATGATCAATTACTACGGCCCTGTCATGTTCCAGACGACAATGAACATGGGGCGGAACCTCTCCATGATCCTCGGCGGTGCGATCCAATGTACATACCTCGTCGGCTCGGCGATCCCAGTCCTGCTAATGGACCGGTTCGGCCGACGAACGTTGCTGATAGTGTGCTCTGTTGGACTCTGCTTCTGTTTTGTCATGGTGTCTATTCTGCTTTCGCTGGGGAGCACGAATGCCGCATATGGCGCCACCGCGTttatcttcatcttccaaaTCTTTTATGGCATTGGGTGGCTACCCGTCCCCTGGTTCTATCCGAGTGAGATATCAACGACCCGCACAAGGACACGGATGCAGGCTATTGCATCGGCTTGGAACTGGATGGCCGTCTTTGCGGTCGTGAAAATCACGCCGCTTGCGTTCC AAAACATTGGCTGGCGTACATTCGTCATCTTTGCCGTGCTCAACGCGGCGTTTATCCCCATGGTATACTTCTTCTATCCGGAAACGAAAGGCTTGGAATTGGAGGATATCccgctgctcttcagcaaggGCGGGTTCACGGGCGGGGTGTTTTCGTCCAAAGGTGGGCGGACCGTCACGCCTGGGCAGCATGCAATGCAGACGAACGTTGACCGCAAGGTTGAGCGGATGGGAattgagctggagcaggttgAAACTGTTGCTTGA
- a CDS encoding uncharacterized protein (transcript_id=CADANIAT00009438), whose product MYPSARIRRSDDLAKLADYHIQHDLSSSDRDALKSAAKTVSLWTTVGSAVGIGLGLYAAFRLRTSRKAFFDVFRAAEKPTQVVFADGRTEAIPDITPLLKPSTVGDFVTYFFASMGGLFLGGELGFLGGAASGSRTLTGDPERKKRIENAFRSFRADTLRKEADELEKGKSVTDEMF is encoded by the exons ATGTACCCCTCCGCCCGCATCCGTCGCAGCGACGATCTTGCCAAACTAGCCGACTACCATATCCAGCATGACCTCTCATCGTCGGACCGCGATGCGCTGAAGTCCGCCGCAAAGACCGTTTCCCTCTGGACAACAGTCGGATCAGCAGTTGGTATTGGCCTCGGACTTTACGCTGCGTTCCGCTTGCGCACTTCGAGGAAGGCCTTCTTTGATGTCTTTCGCGCGGCAGAGAAGCCGACCCAAGTTGTCTTTGCGGATGGACGGACCG AGGCGATTCCTGATATCACGCCGCTGCTCAAACCAAGCACGGTGGGAGACTTTGTTACCTATTTCTTCGCCTCCATGGGCGGTCTCTTTCTCGGTGGTGAACTCG GCTTTCTTGGTGGTGCAGCAAGCGGAAGCCGGACGCTAACAGGCGATCCtgagagaaagaagcggaTTGAGAATGCCTTCCGGAGCTTCCGTGCGGACACGCTGCGAAAGGAAGCCGATGAGCTAGAGAAGGGCAAGTCAGTCACAGACGAGATGTTCTGA
- a CDS encoding uncharacterized protein (transcript_id=CADANIAT00009431) has product MHLWKHDFRGRVLVVAIALASCQAFLLLGFDQGVMSGLVGADNRFGRDFDNPDANMQGNITALYDIGCVLGSIVSYFVGERLGRRTMLIAGGGIMVIGTVILASSDTVAQLIVGSYSP; this is encoded by the exons ATGCATTTATGGAAGCACGATTTTCGAGGCAGGGTGCTGGTTGTTGCCATCGCCCTGGCGTCCTGCCAGGCATTCCTGTTGCTAGGCTTCGATCAGGGCGTCATGAGTGGGCTGGTCGGCGCGGACAACCGGTTCG GACGCGACTTTGATAACCCAGACGCAAACATGCAAGGAAATATCACCGCGTTGTACGATATCGGGTGCGTCCTCGGTTCGATAGTCTCGTATTTCGTTGGAGAACGACTGGGACGACGGACCATGTTGATAGCTGGTGGAGGAATCATGGTCATTGGGACAGTGATTCTGGCAAGCTCGGACACAGTGGCACAGTTGATCGTCGGTTCGTACAGTCCATAA
- the mfsA gene encoding glucose-inactivated glycerol proton symporter STL1 (transcript_id=CADANIAT00009433) — protein sequence MWTNTSGLRGKSLHLFITFTAVMGFSLFGYNQGMMSGIIAGTEFVGEFEALKMPTDYTDAEYRHINVLRGAVTACYEIGCFFGALVSMFYGERVGRTRVIISGATILIIGAVISCAGFGPHWGLGQFVVGRVVSGIGNGLNTATIPVWQSECSASHNRGLLVCFEGAMIAVGTLIAYWVVFGLSYVDQSVQWRFPVALQVLFALIVVTGAILLPDSPRWFIMRGYDSEAIEVLAKLKNDSPDSEAVLADYNFMKADVEMTKTSQAGFKVLFTFGKTQEFQRCMLGCAGQFFQQFTGCNAAIYYSTLLFEENLHLEHRLALTMGGVFATVYALATIPSFFMIEKVGRRKLFLIGFLGQGLSFIITMACLIKDNEENSKGAIVGIFLFIVFFAFTLLPLPWIYPPEINPLRTRTAGASASTCTNWITNFAVVMFTPLFAATSPWGVYLFFALINFIGVPVAYFFFVETAGRELEEIDIIYAKAHVEKRMPFRVANDMPKLSLAEINQQARELGLDTNSDSHHQVAELGLSSDNSSNEKQEQHEKQ from the coding sequence ATGTGGACAAACACTTCCGGTCTTCGGGGCAAGTCCCTGCACTTGTTTATCACCTTCACAGCCGTCATGGGTTTCTCGCTCTTCGGCTACAACCAGGGTATGATGTCTGGTATCATCGCTGGAACTGAGTTCGTCGGTGAATTCGAGGCGCTCAAGATGCCTACGGATTATACCGACGCCGAGTACCGACACATCAACGTCCTGCGTGGTGCAGTCACTGCTTGCTACGAAATCGGTTGTTTCTTTGGCGCGCTCGTTTCTATGTTTTATGGTGAGAGAGTCGGTCGTACTCGCGTCATCATCAGCGGCGCGACCATCCTCATTATCGGTGCCGTCATCTCGTGCGCCGGCTTCGGCCCGCACTGGGGTCTGGGGCAGTTCGTTGTCGGCCGTGTCGTCTCCGGAATCGGTAACGGTCTCAACACCGCGACCATCCCTGTCTGGCAGTCCGAGTGTTCCGCCTCGCACAACCGTGGTCTTCTCGTCTGCTTCGAGGGTGCCATGATCGCCGTCGGTACCCTGATCGCTTACTGGGTCGTCTTCGGTCTGTCCTACGTCGACCAGTCGGTGCAGTGGCGGTTCCCCGTCGCTCTCCAGGTCCTGTTCGcgctcatcgtcgtcaccggtgccatcctcctccctGACTCCCCTCGTTGGTTCATCATGCGCGGCTACGACTCTGAGGCCATCGAGGTCCtcgcgaagctcaagaacgACTCGCCCGACTCGGAAGCCGTGCTTGCCGACTACAACTTCATGAAGGCGGATGTCGAGATGACCAAGACCAGCCAGGCCGGTTTCAAGGTCCTCTTCACTTTCGGCAAGACTCAGGAGTTCCAGCGCTGCATGCTCGGCTGCGCCGGCCAGTTCTTCCAGCAGTTCACCGGCTGCAATGCTGCCATCTACTACTCAACCCTGCTCTTCGAGGAGAACCTGCACTTGGAACACCGTCTCGCTCTTACCATGGGTGGTGTCTTCGCGACCGTCTACGCCCTCGCCACTATCCCGTCGTTCTTCATGATCGAGAAGGTCGGCCGTcgcaagctcttcctcatcggTTTCCTCGGCCAGGGTCTCtctttcatcatcaccatggcCTGTTTGATCAAGGATAACGAGGAGAACTCCAAGGGTGCCATCGTCggtatcttcctcttcatcgtcttcttcgccttcaccCTCCTGCCGCTCCCCTGGATCTACCCTCCCGAGATCAACCCTCTCCGTACCCGTACCGCCGGtgcctccgcctccacttGCACCAACTGGATCACCAACTTTGCGGTCGTTATGTTCACTCCTCTCTTCGCTGCCACTTCTCCCTGGGGTGTGtatctcttcttcgctctcaTCAACTTCATCGGTGTTCCCGTCgcgtacttcttctttgtcgagACCGCTGGCCgtgagctggaggaaatTGACATCATCTACGCCAAGGCCCACGTCGAGAAGCGCATGCCTTTCCGCGTCGCCAACGACATGCCCAAGCTCTCTCTCGCCGAGATCAACCAGCAGGCCCGTGAGCTCGGTCTCGACACCAACTCCGATTCTCATCACCAGGTTGCTGAGCTTGGTCTCAGCAgcgacaacagcagcaatgagaagcaggagcagcatGAGAAGCAGTAA
- a CDS encoding cellulase family protein (transcript_id=CADANIAT00009435), translating into MRPGLISLLVGILNTPGLINAALNTPLTVSGRWILDSTGARVTFAGVNWPGAGEAMIPEGLQYASVASTISKIKSIGMNVIRLTFPIELVDDIYANDGDTTVLASLIKALGVTNGTDVFNQIVTNNPLITNTTTRMQVYDLVAAECAAQDVYVHLDNHISKAMWCCSTTDGNAWFGDTYFDVDNWKRGLQYMASHAASWETFTSIGLRNELRQPASANPSYPYNWETWYSQMTEAADLVNAANPDALIFLSGLNYDTTLAPIPTGSDLGEGTRFYLEDFSYADKLVLELHNYDTGASSCANLSGALWNGGFKALDTNSSDIVNIMPVVLTEFGFAQDETTWQSVYASCIREWIPQQQAGWMVWTISGSYYIRSGGQDYDDTWGILDHTWSGWRNEEAIEQGLRVMVEASLEA; encoded by the coding sequence ATGAGACCCGGCCTCATTAgcctcctcgtcggcatCCTAAATACCCCCGGCCTCATAAATGCCGCCCTCAATACCCCCCTCACCGTTTCTGGCCGCTGGATCCTCGACTCTACCGGTGCGCGCGTAACATTCGCGGGCGTAAACTGGCCCGGCGCCGGTGAGGCCATGATTCCCGAAGGACTGCAGTATGCCTCGGTTGCCTCGACAATATCAAAGATTAAGTCTATCGGGATGAATGTGATCCGCCTAACGTTCCCCATTGAACTCGTCGATGATATCTACGCCAATGATGGCGATACTACAGTCCTAGCCTCGCTTATCAAGGCTCTGGGCGTTACGAATGGAACGGATGTCTTCAACCAGATCGTAACCAACAACCCATTAATCACGAATACGACAACCAGAATGCAAGTGTACGACCTCGTTGCCGCTGAATGCGCAGCCCAAGATGTCTACGTGCACCTAGATAACCATATCTCCAAAGCAATGTGGTGCTGCTCCACCACTGATGGCAACGCCTGGTTTGGGGATACGTACTTCGATGTGGACAACTGGAAACGCGGGCTGCAGTATATGGCCTCCCATGCGGCGTCCTGGGAGACGTTCACGTCTATCGGGTTGCGAAATGAACTGCGACAGCCGGCCAGCGCAAACCCCAGTTATCCGTACAACTGGGAAACGTGGTATAGCCAAATGACTGAAGCGGCAGACCTGGTGAACGCTGCGAATCCGGACGCGTTGATCTTTCTCTCGGGCCTGAACTACGATACAACTCTTGCGCCGATCCCGACTGGGAGCGATCTGGGTGAGGGGACGAGATTCTACCTTGAAGATTTCAGTTACGCTGATAAACTGGTGCTGGAGTTGCACAACTACGATACAGGCGCATCGAGCTGTGCCAATCTCTCCGGCGCCCTCTGGAACGGGGGGTTCAAGGCGCTCGATACGAACAGTTCCGACATCGTTAACATCATGCCCGTCGTCCTGACGGAGTTCGGTTTCGCGCAGGATGAAACGACATGGCAGAGTGTCTATGCTTCGTGTATTAGGGAGTGGATtccccagcagcaggccgGCTGGATGGTTTGGACCATTAGTGGGAGTTACTATATTCGCTCCGGAGGCCAGGACTATGACGATACCTGGGGGATACTCGATCACACTTGGTCAGGCTGGCGGAATGAGGAGGCAATCGAGCAGGGATTGAGGGTCATGGTGGAGGCTTCGCTTGAAGCCTAG
- a CDS encoding uncharacterized protein (transcript_id=CADANIAT00009437), whose translation MPLCAAVVGYGFSAKTFHIPFLLHNPGFHLYAIVQRASRKGNSAVADFPHVRIFNNAYDSIADGAVDVLIITTTNDTHFPLSKAALESGKHVRLRSHFDCAPNSRTAIESKKWRLASGVPGAGMLFDLGSHLIDQCWDMRKVYKYVVSDRQKRFEVLGTKGRWVKYELDIQEDQL comes from the exons ATGCCATTGTGCGCGGCCGTCGTCGGCTACGGCTTCAGCGCAAAAACATTTCACATCCCTTTCCTCCTGCATAATCCGGGATTTCATCTGTACGCGATCGTCCAGCGCGCATCGCGGAAGGGAAACTCAGCCGTAGCCGATTTTCCGCATGTCAGGATTTTCAACAACGCTTACGATTCCATTGCAGACGGGGCTGTTGATGTTCTAATCATCACTACGACGAATGATACGCATTTCCCGTTAAGCAAAGCGGCATTGGAGAGCGGAAAGCACG TCCGGCTTCGGTCCCATTTTGACTGCGCGCCGAACTCGCGGACGGCGATCGAATCGAAGAAGTGGCGCTTGGCTAGCGGTGTCCCGGGAGCAGGAATGCTATTTGATCTAGGAAGCCACTTGATCgaccag TGTTGGGATATGAGAAAGGTCTACAAG TACGTTGTCAGCGATAGACAGAAGAGATTTGAGGTGCTTGGGACTAAAGGCCGATGGGTCAAGTACGAGCTCGATATCCAGGAGGACCAGCTGTAG